A single Clavibacter nebraskensis NCPPB 2581 DNA region contains:
- the pheT gene encoding phenylalanine--tRNA ligase subunit beta, translating into MRIPISWLGEHVELPAGVTPEDVHASLVKVGLEEEDVHAFSISGSVVVGQVLEATPEPQTNGKTINWCSVRVAPEGAAAADGGEDVRGIVCGAHNFVVGDKVVVSLPGAVLPGPFPISARKTYGHVSDGMIASSRELGLGEEHDGILVLSSLGLDPEVGTDALALLRLDDRAVEVNVTPDRGYAFSIRGIAREYAHATGAAFTDPADALALLAADAPAAGVEVRVDDGAPIRGRVGADVFVTRVVSGLDVSRPTPPWMVSRLTLAGVRSISLAVDITNYVMLELGQPLHAYDLDRLQGGIVVRRAAEGETLVTLDGRERTLHVEDLVIADDSGPVGLAGVMGGAATEIGAGTSRVLIEAAGFDPVSIARTARRHKLPSEASKRFERGVDPRVAPAAAARAVQLLEELAGGHAEGLGSILDTTVPRAAIELPRGYPASLVGVDYTLDEVRHALVDVGCALEERDGLLVVTPPTWRPDLRHRADLVEEVARIVGYDRIPAVLPVAPPGRGLTAAQRVRRQASIALAAGGLTEVMGSPFASEAQNARFGAADRDDAPAVRLANPLDVAFPYLRRSLLPGLIDIARRNLSRGSTDLALFETGTVFLPSAGVAYGSPQMPPGAARPDAETLQALDAGIPPQPRHVGVLILGDAVSKQPGTPAQRAGLVDALDAVRQLAHAVGVKIRFEQGTHIAMHPGRTAVVEAVSADGPVIVGFAGELLPALAAELDLPERVALAEVDLDQLVALAGGAVEVRTLTSMPVATQDLSLVVPLEVPAGELLRTVVEGAGDLLETARLVDDYRGAGVADGTRSLTFALRFRAPDRTLTAAEASEARDGSVRLAAERFGATLRE; encoded by the coding sequence GTGAGGATCCCGATCAGCTGGCTCGGCGAGCACGTCGAGCTCCCCGCGGGGGTCACTCCCGAGGACGTCCACGCCTCCCTCGTGAAGGTGGGCCTGGAAGAGGAGGACGTGCACGCGTTCTCGATCTCCGGATCCGTCGTCGTCGGGCAGGTGCTCGAGGCGACGCCCGAGCCGCAGACGAACGGCAAGACCATCAACTGGTGCTCCGTCCGCGTGGCTCCCGAGGGCGCCGCGGCGGCCGACGGCGGCGAGGACGTCCGCGGCATCGTCTGCGGCGCGCACAACTTCGTCGTCGGCGACAAGGTCGTGGTGAGCCTGCCGGGCGCCGTGCTCCCCGGCCCGTTCCCCATCAGCGCGCGGAAGACCTACGGGCACGTGTCGGACGGCATGATCGCGTCGTCGCGGGAGCTCGGCCTGGGGGAGGAGCACGACGGGATCCTCGTCCTCTCCTCGCTGGGCCTCGACCCCGAGGTCGGCACGGACGCGCTCGCGCTCCTGCGCCTCGACGACCGCGCGGTGGAGGTCAACGTCACGCCCGACCGCGGCTACGCGTTCTCGATCCGCGGCATCGCCCGCGAATACGCCCACGCCACGGGCGCCGCGTTCACCGATCCCGCGGACGCGCTCGCGCTGCTCGCGGCCGACGCGCCGGCGGCGGGCGTGGAGGTGCGCGTCGACGACGGCGCCCCGATCCGCGGTCGCGTCGGCGCCGACGTGTTCGTCACGCGCGTGGTCTCCGGCCTCGACGTGTCCCGGCCCACGCCGCCGTGGATGGTCTCGCGGCTGACCCTCGCGGGCGTCCGCTCCATCTCGCTCGCGGTCGACATCACTAACTACGTGATGCTCGAGCTCGGCCAGCCGCTGCACGCGTACGACCTCGACCGGCTGCAGGGCGGCATCGTCGTCCGCCGCGCCGCCGAGGGCGAGACGCTCGTCACGCTCGACGGGCGCGAGCGCACGCTCCACGTCGAGGACCTCGTCATCGCCGACGACTCGGGGCCCGTGGGGCTCGCGGGCGTCATGGGCGGCGCGGCCACCGAGATCGGGGCGGGCACCAGCCGCGTGCTGATCGAGGCGGCGGGCTTCGACCCGGTCTCCATCGCGCGCACGGCCCGTCGGCACAAGCTGCCGAGCGAGGCGTCGAAGCGGTTCGAGCGGGGCGTGGATCCCCGCGTCGCCCCGGCCGCCGCGGCGCGCGCCGTGCAGCTCCTCGAGGAGCTCGCCGGCGGTCACGCGGAGGGCCTCGGCTCGATCCTCGACACGACCGTGCCGCGCGCGGCGATCGAGCTGCCCCGGGGCTACCCGGCGTCGCTCGTCGGCGTCGACTACACGCTGGACGAGGTGCGCCACGCGCTCGTCGACGTGGGCTGCGCGCTCGAGGAGCGCGACGGCCTGCTCGTCGTGACGCCGCCGACCTGGCGCCCGGACCTCCGGCACCGCGCCGACCTCGTGGAGGAGGTCGCGCGCATCGTCGGCTACGACCGGATCCCCGCCGTGCTGCCCGTCGCGCCTCCCGGTCGCGGCCTCACCGCCGCGCAGCGCGTCCGCCGCCAGGCCTCGATCGCGCTCGCCGCGGGCGGGCTCACCGAGGTCATGGGGTCGCCGTTCGCGTCCGAGGCGCAGAACGCGCGCTTCGGCGCCGCCGATCGCGACGATGCGCCCGCGGTGCGCCTCGCCAACCCGCTCGACGTCGCGTTCCCCTACCTCCGCCGCTCGCTGCTGCCGGGGCTCATCGACATCGCGCGTCGGAACCTGTCGCGCGGATCCACGGACCTCGCGCTGTTCGAGACGGGCACCGTGTTCCTGCCGTCGGCGGGGGTCGCATACGGCTCTCCGCAGATGCCGCCCGGGGCCGCGCGTCCCGACGCGGAGACGCTTCAGGCGCTCGACGCGGGGATCCCGCCGCAGCCGCGCCACGTGGGCGTGCTGATCCTCGGCGACGCCGTCTCGAAGCAGCCCGGCACCCCGGCGCAGCGGGCGGGCCTCGTCGATGCGCTCGACGCCGTGCGGCAGCTCGCGCACGCCGTGGGCGTCAAGATCCGCTTCGAGCAGGGCACCCACATCGCCATGCACCCGGGACGCACGGCCGTGGTCGAGGCCGTGAGCGCCGACGGCCCCGTCATCGTGGGCTTCGCGGGCGAGCTGCTGCCCGCGCTCGCCGCCGAGCTCGACCTGCCCGAGCGCGTCGCGCTCGCCGAGGTCGACCTCGATCAGCTCGTCGCCCTCGCGGGCGGGGCGGTCGAGGTGCGCACGCTCACCTCGATGCCCGTCGCGACGCAGGACCTCAGCCTGGTCGTGCCGCTCGAGGTCCCGGCGGGGGAGCTCCTCCGCACGGTGGTCGAGGGTGCGGGCGACCTGCTCGAGACTGCCCGGCTCGTCGACGACTACCGCGGCGCCGGCGTCGCGGACGGCACCCGCTCGCTCACGTTCGCGCTCCGCTTCCGCGCGCCCGACCGCACGCTGACCGCGGCCGAGGCGAGCGAGGCCCGCGACGGATCCGTGCGCCTGGCCGCCGAGCGGTTCGGCGCGACGCTCCGCGAGTAG
- the pheS gene encoding phenylalanine--tRNA ligase subunit alpha, producing the protein MSEPQISEETVGAAVEQAMAALNATTDSASLAEARSAHIGEASPLARLNGSLRSLPPEQRKDAGKLVGQSRARVTQAFQAREAEIQEQEAAARLVAEAVDVTALPSRWRAGARHPLTMLEERIADIFVGMGWQVNEGPELESEWFNFDALNFPPDHPARAMQDSFYVDPTDAHLVLRTHTSPVQIRTLLADELPVYTIAQGRTFRSDELDATHTPAFRQIEGIAIDRGLTMAHLRGTLEHFARSMFGEDARIRLRPNYFPFTEPSAEMDVWHPAAAGGPRWIEWGGCGMVNPNVLRSAGIDPAEYQGFAFGMGTERTLMFRNDLSDMRDIVEGDIRFGAQFGMVV; encoded by the coding sequence ATGTCCGAACCCCAGATCTCCGAGGAGACCGTCGGCGCCGCCGTGGAGCAGGCGATGGCCGCGCTCAACGCGACCACCGACTCCGCGTCGCTCGCCGAGGCCCGGTCCGCCCACATCGGCGAGGCCTCCCCGCTCGCCCGGCTGAACGGATCGCTCCGCTCGCTGCCGCCCGAACAGCGCAAGGACGCCGGCAAGCTCGTCGGCCAGTCGCGCGCCCGCGTCACGCAGGCGTTCCAGGCGCGCGAGGCGGAGATCCAGGAGCAGGAGGCCGCCGCGCGCCTCGTGGCCGAGGCCGTGGACGTCACCGCGCTGCCGAGCCGCTGGCGCGCGGGTGCACGGCACCCGCTCACCATGCTCGAGGAGCGCATCGCCGACATCTTCGTCGGCATGGGCTGGCAGGTGAACGAGGGCCCCGAGCTCGAGAGCGAGTGGTTCAACTTCGACGCGCTCAACTTCCCGCCCGACCACCCGGCGCGCGCCATGCAGGACTCCTTCTACGTGGATCCGACCGACGCGCACCTGGTGCTCCGCACGCACACCTCTCCCGTGCAGATCCGCACGCTGCTCGCCGACGAGCTGCCCGTGTACACGATCGCGCAGGGCCGCACCTTCCGCAGCGACGAGCTCGACGCGACGCACACGCCCGCGTTCCGCCAGATCGAGGGGATCGCGATCGACCGCGGCCTCACCATGGCGCACCTCCGCGGCACGCTCGAGCACTTCGCGCGCTCGATGTTCGGCGAGGACGCGCGCATCCGCCTGCGCCCCAACTACTTCCCCTTCACCGAGCCGAGCGCCGAGATGGACGTCTGGCACCCGGCCGCGGCCGGCGGGCCCCGCTGGATCGAGTGGGGCGGCTGCGGCATGGTGAACCCGAACGTGCTGCGCTCCGCGGGCATCGACCCCGCCGAGTACCAGGGCTTCGCGTTCGGCATGGGCACCGAGCGCACCCTCATGTTCCGCAACGACCTCTCCGACATGCGCGACATCGTCGAGGGCGACATCCGATTCGGCGCGCAGTTCGGGATGGTGGTGTAG
- a CDS encoding amino acid ABC transporter permease — MSSVLYDVPGPKARRRSRILSVVTGLIVVAVLAFAAVKLQQAGQFSPDIWLVLNDPLVWGLLLRGLVVVLQSAAVAAVLAILLGMVLALLRMSEHRVIRYAVTVVLEFFRGMPVLLMMLFIYLIFPIGPYWSVVTALTLYNSAIIGEALRSGILGLPRGQREAGLAIGLRPLQNRLLVEFPQAFRTMLPIIVAQLVVLIKDTALGTIVSLVGLTKQGELILEATSRANSLPIFVVMVGMYLVLNLTVSTIARRLARKRGPRVAKTVAAGTSQGA; from the coding sequence ATGAGCAGTGTCCTCTACGACGTCCCCGGCCCGAAGGCCCGCCGTCGCTCCCGCATCCTCTCCGTCGTCACGGGCCTCATCGTCGTGGCCGTGCTCGCCTTCGCCGCCGTGAAGCTGCAGCAGGCCGGGCAGTTCAGCCCCGACATCTGGCTCGTGCTCAACGACCCGCTCGTCTGGGGGCTCCTCCTCCGGGGCCTCGTCGTGGTGCTGCAGTCGGCCGCGGTGGCCGCGGTTCTCGCGATCCTCCTCGGCATGGTGCTCGCGCTCCTCCGCATGAGCGAGCACCGGGTCATCCGCTACGCCGTCACCGTCGTGCTCGAGTTCTTCCGCGGCATGCCCGTGCTGCTGATGATGCTGTTCATCTACCTGATCTTCCCCATCGGCCCGTACTGGTCGGTCGTCACCGCGCTCACGCTCTACAACAGCGCGATCATCGGCGAGGCCCTGCGCTCGGGGATCCTCGGCCTGCCGCGCGGGCAGCGCGAGGCGGGGCTGGCGATCGGCCTGCGCCCGCTGCAGAACCGGCTGCTCGTGGAGTTCCCGCAGGCGTTCCGGACGATGCTGCCGATCATCGTCGCCCAGCTGGTGGTGCTCATCAAGGACACCGCGCTCGGCACCATCGTCAGCCTCGTCGGCCTCACCAAGCAGGGCGAGCTGATCCTCGAGGCCACGAGCCGCGCCAACTCGCTGCCGATCTTCGTGGTGATGGTGGGCATGTACCTCGTGCTGAACCTCACGGTGTCGACCATCGCCCGGCGCCTGGCCCGCAAGCGCGGACCGCGCGTGGCGAAGACCGTCGCGGCCGGGACGTCGCAGGGCGCGTAG
- a CDS encoding amino acid ABC transporter permease, translating into MDVILDNLDVFLRGLGGTLRLLGLTVLFALPLGIVIAAMRISPLASLRATSTAYVELLRNTPLLLVFTFFSVVITSISGALPFMTAAVLALTLYTAPFFAEAIRSGINSVPVGQAEAARSIGLTFSQTLGSVILPQAVRTVIPPLINVVIALTKNTSIAGAYFIYELFNVGRDVANANGDAVVWVFVGVAFFYLIITVPLGQLADHLEKRVAVSR; encoded by the coding sequence GTGGATGTGATCCTCGACAATCTCGACGTGTTCCTGCGGGGGTTGGGCGGCACGCTGCGCCTCCTCGGCCTCACCGTGCTGTTCGCCCTCCCGCTCGGGATCGTGATCGCCGCGATGAGGATCTCGCCGCTCGCGAGCCTCCGCGCCACCTCCACGGCCTACGTCGAGCTGCTGAGGAACACCCCGCTGCTGCTCGTCTTCACCTTCTTCAGCGTCGTGATCACGTCGATCTCGGGCGCGCTGCCGTTCATGACGGCGGCGGTGCTCGCGCTCACGCTCTACACGGCGCCGTTCTTCGCCGAGGCGATCCGCTCCGGCATCAACAGCGTGCCCGTCGGCCAGGCCGAGGCCGCGCGCAGCATCGGGCTGACGTTCTCGCAGACGCTCGGGTCGGTGATCCTGCCGCAGGCCGTGCGCACGGTCATCCCGCCGCTGATCAACGTCGTCATCGCGCTCACCAAGAACACGTCGATCGCGGGTGCGTACTTCATCTACGAGCTGTTCAACGTGGGCCGCGACGTCGCGAACGCCAACGGGGACGCGGTCGTCTGGGTGTTCGTGGGCGTCGCGTTCTTCTACCTCATCATCACGGTCCCGCTCGGCCAGCTGGCGGACCACCTCGAGAAGCGAGTGGCGGTCTCCCGATGA
- a CDS encoding glutamate ABC transporter substrate-binding protein: protein MKNRKLTIAAVAAIVVVALTGCGAAGSASNSGIDAGTNAPENGDGPYKLALAENPTFDEGTTMARLAAAGEMKVGTKYDQPLFGLAGLDGKPAGFDVAIAALIASKLGIPFDSIKFTETVSANREPFIQNGSVDAVVATYTINDKRKEVVDFAGPYYVAGQALMVLADDTTINTPEDVRGKQVCSVAGSTPAANIEATFGAVVVPTDVYSKCLDPLRNGQVSAVTTDNVILSGFIDQNEGEFKLVGDGETFTQEPYGIGIAKGDEAFRTFINDTLQEAYDDGTWARLFEATAGTVIDTPEPPAIDRY from the coding sequence ATGAAGAACAGGAAACTGACCATCGCCGCGGTCGCCGCGATCGTCGTCGTCGCCCTCACGGGCTGCGGCGCCGCGGGCAGCGCGTCGAACAGCGGCATCGACGCCGGCACGAACGCCCCCGAGAACGGCGACGGGCCCTACAAGCTCGCGCTCGCGGAGAACCCGACGTTCGACGAGGGCACGACGATGGCGCGGCTGGCCGCGGCCGGCGAGATGAAGGTCGGCACCAAGTACGACCAGCCGCTCTTCGGCCTCGCGGGTCTCGACGGCAAGCCCGCCGGCTTCGACGTCGCGATCGCCGCGCTCATCGCCAGCAAGCTGGGCATCCCGTTCGACTCGATCAAGTTCACCGAGACGGTGTCCGCTAACCGCGAGCCCTTCATCCAGAACGGCTCGGTCGACGCGGTCGTCGCGACCTACACGATCAACGACAAGCGCAAGGAGGTCGTGGACTTCGCGGGCCCGTACTACGTCGCCGGACAGGCGCTGATGGTCCTCGCGGACGACACCACGATCAACACGCCCGAGGACGTCCGCGGCAAGCAGGTGTGCTCCGTCGCGGGATCCACCCCCGCCGCGAACATCGAGGCCACGTTCGGCGCGGTCGTCGTGCCGACCGACGTCTACAGCAAGTGCCTCGACCCGCTGCGCAACGGACAGGTCTCCGCCGTCACGACGGACAACGTGATCCTGTCCGGCTTCATCGACCAGAACGAGGGCGAGTTCAAGCTCGTCGGCGACGGCGAGACCTTCACGCAGGAGCCCTACGGCATCGGCATCGCCAAGGGCGACGAGGCGTTCCGCACGTTCATCAACGACACGCTGCAGGAGGCCTACGACGACGGCACCTGGGCGCGCCTGTTCGAGGCGACGGCCGGCACGGTCATCGACACGCCGGAGCCCCCGGCGATCGACCGCTACTAG
- a CDS encoding amino acid ABC transporter ATP-binding protein: MEQSPTADPASPAAVAVGEPLVVVSHVNKHFGDLHVLKDISTTVNRGEVVVVIGPSGSGKSTLCRAINRLETIDDGTITIDGQDLPSEGAELARLRADVGMVFQSFNLFAHKTVLENVTLGPIKVRKQGKAEAEKRAMELLDRVGVANQAQKMPAQLSGGQQQRVAIARALAMDPKLILLDEPTSALDPEMITEVLDVMVGLAKDGMTMMVVTHEMGFARKAADRVIFMADGAIEEDTTPQAFFDDPQSPRAKDFLSKILAH, translated from the coding sequence ATGGAGCAGAGCCCGACGGCGGACCCCGCCTCGCCCGCCGCAGTAGCGGTCGGCGAGCCCCTGGTCGTCGTATCCCACGTCAACAAGCACTTCGGGGACCTGCACGTCCTCAAGGACATCTCGACCACCGTGAACCGCGGCGAGGTCGTCGTCGTCATCGGCCCCAGCGGGTCGGGCAAGTCGACGCTGTGCCGCGCGATCAACCGGCTCGAGACCATCGACGACGGCACCATCACGATCGACGGTCAGGACCTCCCGTCCGAGGGCGCCGAGCTCGCGCGCCTCCGCGCCGACGTCGGCATGGTGTTCCAGTCCTTCAACCTGTTCGCCCACAAGACCGTGCTCGAGAACGTGACCCTCGGCCCCATCAAGGTGCGCAAGCAGGGCAAGGCCGAGGCGGAGAAGCGGGCGATGGAGCTCCTCGACCGCGTCGGCGTCGCCAACCAGGCGCAGAAGATGCCGGCCCAGCTCTCCGGCGGCCAGCAGCAGCGCGTCGCGATCGCCCGCGCGCTGGCCATGGACCCGAAGCTGATCCTCCTCGACGAGCCCACCTCGGCGCTCGACCCCGAGATGATCACCGAGGTCCTGGACGTCATGGTCGGCCTCGCGAAGGACGGCATGACGATGATGGTCGTCACCCACGAGATGGGCTTCGCGCGCAAGGCCGCCGACCGCGTGATCTTCATGGCCGACGGCGCCATCGAGGAGGACACGACCCCGCAGGCGTTCTTCGACGACCCGCAGAGCCCGCGCGCGAAGGACTTCCTCTCCAAGATCCTCGCCCACTGA
- a CDS encoding TrmH family RNA methyltransferase, producing the protein MLDNPRSPRVRGVAKLAKRDARADTGLFLLEGPQAVSEALAFRPDLVLELFATPTALDRYPDLARAVREADVEVEFVTEDVIASMADTVTPQGVVGVCRQFPTSLKQILGDEPRLIAVLEEVRDPGNAGTIIRAADAAGADAVILTGRSVDLYNPKVVRATTGSLFHLPVAIMPELDAVLERVKAAGLQVLAADVKGDDLLAERTSGGLAGPTAWLFGNEARGLQDEHLALADRAVVVPIYGQAESMNLATAASVCLYESAFAQRA; encoded by the coding sequence ATGCTCGACAACCCACGCTCCCCACGTGTCCGTGGCGTCGCCAAGCTCGCGAAGCGGGATGCGCGCGCCGACACGGGCCTGTTCCTCCTCGAGGGGCCGCAGGCCGTGTCGGAGGCGCTCGCGTTCCGTCCGGACCTCGTGCTGGAGCTCTTCGCGACCCCCACGGCCCTCGACCGCTACCCGGACCTGGCACGCGCCGTCCGCGAGGCGGACGTCGAGGTGGAGTTCGTCACCGAGGACGTGATCGCGTCCATGGCCGACACCGTCACCCCGCAGGGCGTGGTGGGCGTGTGCCGGCAGTTCCCGACGTCGCTCAAGCAGATCCTCGGCGACGAGCCGCGCCTCATCGCGGTCCTCGAGGAGGTGCGCGACCCCGGCAACGCGGGCACCATCATCCGCGCGGCCGACGCCGCGGGAGCCGACGCGGTGATCCTCACGGGCCGCTCCGTCGACCTCTACAACCCCAAGGTCGTGCGCGCCACGACGGGCTCGCTCTTCCACCTGCCGGTCGCCATCATGCCCGAGCTCGACGCCGTGCTCGAGCGCGTGAAGGCGGCCGGACTGCAGGTCCTCGCCGCGGACGTGAAGGGGGACGACCTCCTCGCCGAGCGCACGTCGGGCGGCCTCGCCGGGCCCACCGCCTGGCTCTTCGGCAACGAGGCCCGCGGCCTCCAGGACGAGCACCTCGCCCTCGCCGACCGCGCCGTCGTCGTGCCGATCTACGGCCAGGCGGAGTCGATGAACCTCGCGACGGCCGCGTCCGTCTGCCTCTACGAGTCGGCGTTCGCGCAGCGCGCCTGA
- the rplT gene encoding 50S ribosomal protein L20, protein MARVKRAVNAHKKRRVILERAAGYRGQRSRLYRKAKEQVTHSLVYAYRDRRAKKGEFRRLWIQRINAAARANGLTYNRLIQGLSLAGVQVDRRILAELAVHEPATFASLVQTAKAALPANTSAPKVAANA, encoded by the coding sequence ATGGCAAGAGTCAAGAGGGCCGTCAACGCCCACAAGAAGCGTCGGGTCATCCTCGAGCGCGCCGCCGGATACCGCGGGCAGCGCTCGCGCCTGTACCGCAAGGCCAAGGAGCAGGTCACCCACTCCCTCGTCTACGCGTACCGCGACCGCCGCGCCAAGAAGGGCGAGTTCCGCCGCCTCTGGATCCAGCGCATCAACGCCGCCGCGCGTGCGAACGGCCTCACGTACAACCGCCTCATCCAGGGCCTCTCGCTCGCCGGCGTCCAGGTCGACCGCCGCATCCTCGCGGAGCTCGCGGTCCACGAGCCCGCCACCTTCGCGTCGCTCGTGCAGACGGCCAAGGCCGCCCTGCCCGCGAACACCTCGGCCCCCAAGGTCGCGGCGAACGCGTAG
- the rpmI gene encoding 50S ribosomal protein L35, with amino-acid sequence MPKQKTHSGAKKRFKVTGSGKIMKQQAGMRHNLEVKSSGRKARLNQDQPLAKADMKVAKKLLGR; translated from the coding sequence ATGCCTAAGCAGAAGACCCACTCGGGTGCCAAGAAGCGTTTCAAGGTCACCGGCAGCGGCAAGATCATGAAGCAGCAGGCGGGCATGCGGCACAACCTCGAGGTCAAGTCCTCCGGGCGCAAGGCGCGACTCAACCAGGACCAGCCGCTCGCCAAGGCCGACATGAAGGTCGCCAAGAAGCTCCTCGGCCGCTAG
- the infC gene encoding translation initiation factor IF-3 — MSDPRTNDRIRVPEVRLVGPAGEQVGVVSIDVALRLAQEADLDLVEVAPNSKPPVAKIMDYGKFKYEAAQKAKEARRNQANTILKEVRFRLKIDKHDYETKRKRAEGFLQDGDKVKAMILFRGREQSRPDQGVRLLKMFAEDVAEFGSVESTPTIDGRNMVMVIGPHKNKSEAKAEANAKRDATKASAREAREENNA, encoded by the coding sequence ATCAGCGATCCCCGTACCAACGATCGAATCCGAGTTCCCGAGGTTCGCCTCGTTGGCCCAGCAGGCGAGCAGGTCGGCGTCGTATCCATCGACGTCGCACTCCGGCTCGCGCAGGAAGCCGACCTCGACCTCGTTGAGGTCGCGCCCAATTCCAAGCCCCCCGTGGCGAAGATCATGGACTACGGCAAGTTCAAGTACGAGGCCGCGCAGAAGGCCAAGGAAGCGCGTCGCAACCAGGCGAACACCATCCTCAAGGAGGTGCGCTTCCGCCTGAAGATCGACAAGCACGACTACGAGACCAAGCGCAAGCGCGCCGAGGGCTTCCTGCAGGACGGCGACAAGGTCAAGGCCATGATCCTGTTCCGCGGGCGCGAGCAGTCACGTCCGGACCAGGGCGTGCGACTGCTCAAGATGTTCGCGGAGGACGTCGCCGAGTTCGGCAGCGTCGAGTCCACCCCCACGATCGACGGCCGCAACATGGTCATGGTCATCGGACCGCACAAGAACAAGTCCGAGGCCAAGGCCGAGGCCAACGCGAAGCGCGACGCCACCAAGGCGAGCGCACGAGAAGCGAGAGAAGAGAACAATGCCTAA
- a CDS encoding DUF1844 domain-containing protein: MTDPTPDPATTAPDAHVHRFEEPASTTGDGAAPSAAGVADGDTADFVADQYARDIAEVSAVEVITTTAVHLMSAAAVKCGLADDPATQTDLAEARKLIISLAGLVTAASPELGDQHARSLRDGLRSLQLAFREASPYPDAVGKGPGEKYTGPVS; this comes from the coding sequence ATGACCGACCCGACCCCCGACCCCGCGACGACCGCGCCCGACGCGCACGTCCACCGCTTCGAGGAGCCCGCCTCCACGACCGGCGACGGCGCCGCACCGTCCGCCGCGGGCGTCGCCGACGGCGACACCGCCGACTTCGTCGCCGACCAGTACGCGCGCGACATCGCGGAGGTCTCCGCCGTCGAGGTCATCACCACCACGGCCGTCCACCTCATGAGCGCCGCGGCCGTGAAGTGCGGGCTCGCCGACGACCCCGCCACGCAGACCGACCTCGCCGAGGCGCGGAAGCTGATCATCTCGCTCGCGGGTCTCGTCACCGCCGCCTCCCCGGAGCTGGGCGACCAGCACGCGCGCAGCCTCCGCGACGGCCTGCGCTCCCTGCAGCTCGCCTTCCGCGAGGCCTCGCCGTACCCCGACGCCGTGGGCAAGGGCCCGGGCGAGAAGTACACCGGGCCCGTCTCCTAG
- a CDS encoding SseB family protein produces the protein MTGSTPNADSAGTPWAGRSFEPTPFPDDDGSAPPAVAEALARHRRGEVGQGVVVDALRDARLLIPLVARLGEEGEGAHGLKADKSAELSIITVAGPDGRTVMPVFTSVTAMGRWNAKARPVPADAVRVALAAASEETDLVVVDPGSDTEFVLRRPAVWAVARSLPWIPSPEDPEVAAALEASVVAEPAVVSLSTAPGDPRARLEGPELVIALELVDGLDRPALDALLARLQGEWARSAVLADRVDSMGLRITSAG, from the coding sequence ATGACGGGATCCACTCCGAACGCGGACTCGGCCGGGACCCCCTGGGCGGGCCGTTCGTTCGAGCCGACGCCGTTCCCGGATGACGACGGCTCCGCGCCGCCGGCGGTCGCGGAGGCGCTCGCGCGGCACCGTCGCGGCGAGGTCGGCCAGGGTGTCGTCGTCGACGCGCTCCGCGACGCGCGCCTGCTGATCCCGCTGGTCGCGCGCCTCGGCGAGGAGGGCGAGGGTGCGCACGGCCTGAAGGCCGACAAGAGCGCCGAGCTGTCGATCATCACGGTCGCCGGCCCTGATGGCCGCACCGTCATGCCCGTCTTCACGTCGGTCACCGCGATGGGCAGGTGGAACGCGAAGGCGCGTCCCGTCCCCGCCGACGCCGTCCGCGTGGCGCTCGCGGCGGCGAGCGAGGAGACCGACCTCGTGGTCGTCGACCCGGGTTCCGACACCGAGTTCGTGCTGCGGCGGCCGGCGGTGTGGGCGGTCGCGCGGTCGCTGCCGTGGATCCCGAGCCCGGAGGATCCCGAGGTCGCCGCGGCGCTGGAGGCGAGCGTCGTCGCGGAGCCCGCGGTCGTCAGCCTGAGCACCGCGCCGGGGGATCCGCGCGCGCGCCTCGAGGGGCCGGAGCTGGTGATCGCGCTCGAGCTCGTCGACGGCCTCGACCGCCCGGCGCTCGACGCGCTGCTCGCGCGGCTGCAGGGGGAGTGGGCCAGGAGCGCGGTGCTCGCCGACCGGGTCGACAGCATGGGCCTGCGGATCACCTCGGCCGGCTGA